One genomic segment of Syngnathus typhle isolate RoL2023-S1 ecotype Sweden linkage group LG8, RoL_Styp_1.0, whole genome shotgun sequence includes these proteins:
- the LOC133158228 gene encoding gamma-aminobutyric acid receptor subunit pi, with product MGPFVSAGNLFSVLLISRLLESSMLNAEMKEGEILPPTIQKLMKGYNKYLRPFFDNGPVTVGMSLDIASIDTISEINMDYTATIFLRQRWTDERLVFEGNKSLSLDGRLVELLWVPDTFIVDSKKSFLHDITVENRLIRIFPNGTVLYALRITTTVACNMDLTKYPMDKQTCTLQLESWGYNINDVMFYWTRGNESVSGLDTLQLAQYKVEDHYTSVSEAIYETGHYPKLVFHFELKRSILYFILETYVPSSLLVVLSWVSFWISLSSVPARICIGVTTVLTMTTLMMGARTSLPNANCFIKAIDVYLGICFSFIFGALIEYAVAHFCTLTYGDSHMLMYGHQMHTFDDEMNGIVTTISSHSDRTKRRKEPDAGPAAASSELAVDPSSLTGSEPKPEASPPEPPNRCLVVLATLRKLLSFISCCHIENPHYIDNYSRVTFPLSFVLVNLLYWTYYLYF from the exons ATGGGTCCATTTGTATCTGCGGGGAACCTGTTCTCTGTGCTCCTCATTAGCAG gTTGCTGGAAAGCTCCATGCTCAATGCAGAAATGAAGGAAGGTGAAATTTTGCCTCCAACCATTCAAAAGCTGATGAAAGGCTATAACAAGTACCTGAGGCCTTTCTTTGACA atGGTCCTGTGACTGTTGGTATGAGCTTGGACATTGCTAGTATTGACACCATTTCAGAGATCAATATG GACTACACAGCCACCATATTCCTTCGGCAGCGCTGGACGGACGAGCGATTGGTGTTTGAAGGCAACAAGAGCCTGAGCCTTGACGGACGGCTTGTGGAGCTCCTCTGGGTCCCTGACACTTTCATCGTGGACTCCAAGAAGTCTTTCCTTCATGACATCACTGTGGAGAACCGACTGATTCGCATCTTTCCAAATGGGACCGTCCTTTATGCGCTGAG AATTACCACCACTGTGGCCTGTAACATGGATTTGACCAAGTATCCCATGGACAAGCAAACCTGCACACTGCAACTGGAGAGCT GGGGTTACAATATCAATGATGTCATGTTCTACTGGACCAGAGGAAATGAGTCTGTCAGTGGCCTAGACACTCTTCAACTTGCTCAGTATAAAGTGGAAGACCACTACACTTCTGTGTCAGAGGCTATCTATGAAACTG GCCACTACCCCAAGCTGGTCTTCCACTTTGAGCTAAAGAGGAGCATCCTGTACTTCATCCTGGAGACATACGTTCCATCAAGCCTGTTGGTGGTCCTCTCTTGGGTCTCCTTCTGGATTTCCCTGTCCTCTGTCCCAGCTCGAATTTGTATAG GAGTGACAACGGTGCTGACAATGACCACTCTGATGATGGGAGCTCGCACGTCGCTCCCCAACGCCAACTGTTTCATCAAGGCCATTGACGTGTACTTAGGAATCTGCTTCAGCTTTATCTTTGGAGCCCTCATCGAGTATGCTGTGGCTCATTTCTGCACCCTCACTTACGGTGACTCGCACATGCTCATG TACGGCCACCAAATGCATACCTTTGACGACGAAATGAACGGCATCGTCACCACCATCTCCAGCCACTCTGACAGGACCAAGAGACGCAAGGAACCCGACGCAGGTCCCGCAGCCGCCTCCAGCGAACTGGCGGTCGACCCCTCCAGCCTGACAGGCAGCGAGCCCAAGCCTGAGGCTTCCCCTCCAGAACCCCCCAACCGCTGTCTCGTGGTTCTGGCCACCCTTCGTAAACTTCTCAGTTTCATAAGCTGTTGTCACATCGAAAATCCACACTACATAGACAACTACTCAAGAGTCACTTTCCCCCTCTCGTTTGTTCTCGTTAATCTTCTTTACTGGACGTATTATTTGTACTTTTAG